Proteins co-encoded in one Pelodiscus sinensis isolate JC-2024 chromosome 9, ASM4963464v1, whole genome shotgun sequence genomic window:
- the GCLM gene encoding glutamate--cysteine ligase regulatory subunit: protein MGTDSGRAKLLLDHAATLTLQTGNLLNWGRLRKKCPSTPSEELRDCIQKTLNEWSSKISPDLNQEMPDVLECTVDQAIEKINHEEREELKVSAKLFVAGSNSSSIRDAVDIACSALGVAQLDSVIIAPPPIEDGTNLSLEYLQPYWGELENLVEHKKIVAIGTSDLDKTLLEQLYLWSQVKPNSNQVNLASCCVMPPDLTAFAKQFDIQLLTHNDPKELLCESSFQEALQESIQSIRAQEWTPLWLLRYSVIVKSRGIIKSKGYILQAKRNVS, encoded by the exons ATGGGGACGGACAGCGGCAGAGCCAAGCTCCTCCTGGACCATGCGGCCACCCTCACCCTGCAGACGGGCAACCTGCTCAACTGGGGCCGGCTGCGCAAGAAGTGCCCGTCCACCCCcagcgaggag CTACGGGACTGCATTCAAAAAACACTGAATGAATGGAGCTCAAAGATCAGTCCTGATCTAAACCAG GAAATGCCAGATGTCCTGGAGTGTACTGTAGATCAAGCAATAGAAAAGATAAATCATGAAGAAAGGGAAGAATTAAAAGTTTCAG CAAAACTGTTCGTCGCAGGATCAAACTCTTCTTCAATCAGAGATGCAGTTGATATCG catgTTCTGCCCTTGGGGTTGCCCAATTAGATTCTGTGATCATTGCTCCACCTCCTATTGAAGATGGAACTAATCTTTCTTTGGAGTATTTACAGCCTTACTGGGGCGAACTTGAGAACTTAGTTGAACACAAAAAGATTGTTGCCATAGGTACCTCTGATCTAGATAAAACACTGCTGGAGCAACTGTATCTGTGGTCACAG GTGAAACCAAATAGTAACCAAGTAAATTTAGCTTCCTGTTGTGTGATGCCACCTGACCTCACAGCATTTGCAAAACAATTTGACATCCAGCTGTTGACTCATAATGATCCAAAAG AACTTCTTTGTGAATCAAGTTTTCAAGAAGCTCTTCAGGAAAGTATCCAGAGCATTCGAGCACAGGAATGGACTCCATTGTGGCTTCTCCGGTATTCAGTCATTGTTAAAAGCAGAGGCATTATCAAATCCAAAGGCTATATCTTGCAAGCAAAAAGAAatgtctcttaa